A genome region from Drosophila simulans strain w501 chromosome 2R, Prin_Dsim_3.1, whole genome shotgun sequence includes the following:
- the LOC6736169 gene encoding protein unzipped: protein MTSNSCLISLGCLLVLIQTLAPAKSAEHSVFTHKNASSVLGQLVTSSTLVWESYDPKDATQLQFAVEGGKYITEDEHYPMYVCRVPIDGIQVSGHTEKILQRHVCLAAHYKHGKYDNFDVLMNKGHLGKVGWRHWRKFDAGVPVGAIRIGDDSYIGRHRAPSQPNKDGVVTHWGADFNLGHLEPVGLGKIRVIEAEREKYYDDGEVLVETEPFRYELRDIKLDRLRTDIQENMTELVTRKLENLEDKYSTVETILSYTFNYNQYWGSHEGVARGLPTKIFEKDEAVPAEINWALKHTEKRSENKAVHTKLWPGTAINVTLRGNYVTLEAPYSGKLFAFYYGSDESVSRKISAEVRKSYLKEVKLEFSPVYWIENGTLVPTTTTTTTTSTSTTTHATTTSTNEPTPINEPPLVHMKDNGVQHSGPDTLEKTLHDSPSSNELNSHEAPENMSSDPGKDVALAGFGVNAAGSTFIAGSTLLTLLLTLFLSL, encoded by the exons ATGACATCAAATAGTTGTTTAATCAGTCTAGGCTGCCTACTGGTCCTTATTCAAACTCTAGCTCCAGCAAAGTCTGCGGAGCACTCAGTGTTCACCCACAAAAACGCGTCATCGGTCTTGGGTCAATTGGTTACCTCGAGTACCCTAGTATGGGAAAGCTATGACCCCAAGGATGCTACACAGTTGCAGTTCGCCGTGGAGGGCGGAAAGTACATTACTGAGGATGAGCATTACCCCATGTACGTATGTCGTGTACCAATCGATGGTATCCAAGTGTCCGGCCATACCGAGAAAATCCTTCAGAGACACGTATGCCTTGCGGCCCACTATAAGCACGGAAAGTACGACAACTTCGATGTCCTTATGAACAAGGGTCACCTGGGGAAGGTTGGCTGGCGTCATTGGCGTAAGTTCGATGCTGGTGTTCCCGTCGGTGCAATACGCATTGGAGATGACTCTTACATTGGTCGCCATCGTGCCCCAAGTCAACCGAACAAGGACGGGGTCGTCACCCATTGGGGAGCAGACTTCAATCTGGGCCACTTGGAGCCGGTGGGTCTGGGAAAAATTAGGGTCATTGAAGCCGAACGTGAGAAGTACTACGACGATGGCGAAGTTTTAGTCGAAACAGAGCCCTTCCGATACGAGCTCAGGGACATCAAACTGGATCGCCTGCGCACTGATATTCAAGAGAACATGACTGAACTAG TTACCAGGAAGCTTGAAAATCTGGAAGATAAATATAGTACAGTAGAGACGATTCTAAGCTATACCTTCAACTATAATCAATATTGGGGATCCCACGAGGGTGTTGCTCGTGGTCTACCCAcaaaaatattcgaaaaagATGAGGCCGTTCCGGCTGAAATTAACTGGGCCTTAAAACACACCGAAAAACGATCGGAAAACAAGGCAGTGCACACGAAACTTTGGCCTGGAACAGCAATTAATGTTACGCTACGTGGCAATTATGTGACCCTGGAGGCGCCGTACAGTGGCAAGCTCTTTGCTTTCTATTACGGAAGCGATGAAAGTGTTTCCCGAAAGATCAGCGCAGAG GTGCGAAAGAGCTACTTGAAGGAGGTGAAGCTGGAGTTCAGTCCCGTCTACTGGATTGAGAACGGTACTCTGGTTCCCACAACGACCACCACAACGACCACATCCACATCGACCACGACACATGCCACCACAACCAGCACCAACGAGCCGACGCCCATAAATGAGCCCCCGCTGGTCCATATGAAGGACAACGGTGTGCAGCATTCAGGTCCCGATACGCTGGAGAAGACCTTGCATGACTCCCCGTCCAGCAACGAATTAAATTCGCACGAGGCTCCAGAGAACATGTCCTCCGACCCGGGAAAGGATGTGGCGCTGGCAGGGTTCGGAGTCAATGCAGCGGGGTCAACATTTATTGCTGGGTCGACTTTATTAACGCTACTTTTAACACTTTTTTTGAGTCTGTAG